The genome window CGATCCGGCCACGCCGGCGTACCTGGGCGGCTACGGCGCCGGTCCCACCGGCGGAACCGTCCGGCGCCACGTCAACCCGCTGACCGGCCGGCCCGAGGAGCTGACCGTGCGGGCCATCGCCGTCGAGAGCGTCCGGAACGGCCACCGGCAGGTGGTGGAGCTGGCGAGCGTGGACAGCCAGGGCTGGTTCGCCGGCTACCAGGAGGGCCCGTACGGGATCTCCGACGTGCGGGCGGCGGCGGCCGGTTGGCTCCGTTCCCACGGCGCCCCGTCGGCGGCGTCCGCCGACATCATCGTCTCGTCGCTCCACGAGCACGCCGTTCCGAGCGTGTACGGCGTCTTCTCCCCCGCCAAGGCCAACGTATGGTACCTGAAGCAGCTGGCGGCCACGACGACCCGCGCCCTCGAGCAGGCCTACAGCAACGCCCGGGCCGCCACCATCACCGCCGGTACGGCCGAGGCCCCCTGGCTCGGAGGTGGGGACGTGGCCGAGGGCAACGAGTTCGAGGGCTGGAAGCGCGACGGCTCGCTCGTGGCGCTGTGGGCCCGGGATGCCACCACCGGGCGGACCATCGCCACCTATGTCTCCGAGCCCGCCTACCCCAATATCGTGTTCGGGCCCGCCGACCTGTTCGGCACCACCAAGGAGACGTTGATCAGCTCGGACTTCCCCGCCTACGCCGAGGCGATCATCGAGGCCCGCCTCGGCGGGGTGGCGGTGCTGGCGTCGGGGTCCCTGGCCAACCAGGCCAGCCCCCTCCAGGCCGACATCGCGCCGAGCCCCGACCTGCCGAAGGTCGACGGCCATCCCCAGACGCGCGCCTTCGACGACATCATCCAGATGGGCTCGGCGGTGGCCAACAACGTCTTCCTCGCCCTGGCGCACGGCCGTCCGATCACCGACGGCACGCTGGCGGGAGCCGAGCAGAACGTGATCAGTCCGGTCACCAACCCGGCCGACTCCGCCCTGTCCGTTCTCGGCGCCGGAGACGACGGGGAGGACTGGGCTCCCGCCGGCAACATCTTCACCGTCTGGCCCGACGACCGGGCCTTCACCCCCCCGTACGGCTACGGGGCGGCGGTGGGAACACCGGTCACGACCCTGCGCATCGGGAACCTGGCCCTGGTGAGCGAGCCGGGCGAGTTCATCGGCAGCGTCCGGGACGCCCTCAGCCGGGGCATCCACGCCCCCGGCGGGGTGTTCGTGGTCGGGGGGGCCCAGGACTTCCTGGGCTACGAGTACCCGGCCTATGTCACCCCCTTCACCAACCTGGGCGGGGACGAGCTGATCTTCGGTCCGAGCGCCACCCTCGGGGACCAGACGGTGACGGCGGGAGAGACCGAGGCCCAAGCGCTCGGCTTCTCCGTCGACCCGACCTCCAACGCCGAGACCACGGCCCTGGACCAGCAGTACGCCCGGATGGCGCAGACCGGGGTGTGGCTGCTGCCTTCGGTGACGAGCGGGGACCTCGGTCCGGCCCGGACCTTCTCCCCCCTCCTGCTCGCCGCCGCCGACCCCGCCCGGGCGCGTATGGGCTGCGACAACCCGGCCCTGTTGTTCACGCCTGCCGGCTGTCCCGACACCGATCCCGCCCTGGGCCCGTTCACCTGGCAATTCGGGGACGGAACCACGGCGGTGACCCCGGTGCAGGGCCGGGCCCGGGCCTCGTTCAGTCCCTACGTGGCCCACGCCTACCACCGGCCGGGTGTGTACCAGGTGACGGTGTCGGTCACCGCCGGCGGGTCCACGGACTCGATGACCGTGCCGATCGTCGTGCACCCCGCTCTCCACGCCGTGATCACGCGCCGCGGCGGGAGCGCCCACGCGGTCATGCAGGGCGGGGACGGCCATCTCCTCTTCGCGGTGTGGACCCTGCCCGACGGCTCGCACACCTTCGGGCCCTCCGTGCGGCTGGCCCGCCACGGCACCGTCCGGCTGGCGGTGGTCGACGGCACCGGGACCGTGGCAATTGGCAGCGTGCGCCTCTGACGGTCCTTAGAGTCGGCGCCATGGCGGACGAGCCGGCCCTGCCCGACACCCCCGCCGGGCGCCAGGCGGAGTGGTTCCTCCGCCACACCCGGACCAAGGGTCGGGACCTCACCGTCGAGGAGATCCGGGACCACCAGGTGATCGGCGAGACCTGGACGGCCGAGGACTCCCTGGCCCGCTTCCGCGAAGCCGACGACCGCCCCTTCCGGATGGGATGGGTGAAGGAGGCATCCCCGCACGCCGTCGAGATCCACCTCGACTACGGGGACGACCGCCCGTTCAACCTGACCGTCGAGGTGGAGGAGGACCCGCCCCACCTGATCGGCCGCATCTTCTTTGC of Acidimicrobiales bacterium contains these proteins:
- a CDS encoding PKD domain-containing protein, translating into MAGAARRLVLVALGAAGLVTGAVVIPPAHAAGRPAGPAVFRVGVAVADIDPATPAYLGGYGAGPTGGTVRRHVNPLTGRPEELTVRAIAVESVRNGHRQVVELASVDSQGWFAGYQEGPYGISDVRAAAAGWLRSHGAPSAASADIIVSSLHEHAVPSVYGVFSPAKANVWYLKQLAATTTRALEQAYSNARAATITAGTAEAPWLGGGDVAEGNEFEGWKRDGSLVALWARDATTGRTIATYVSEPAYPNIVFGPADLFGTTKETLISSDFPAYAEAIIEARLGGVAVLASGSLANQASPLQADIAPSPDLPKVDGHPQTRAFDDIIQMGSAVANNVFLALAHGRPITDGTLAGAEQNVISPVTNPADSALSVLGAGDDGEDWAPAGNIFTVWPDDRAFTPPYGYGAAVGTPVTTLRIGNLALVSEPGEFIGSVRDALSRGIHAPGGVFVVGGAQDFLGYEYPAYVTPFTNLGGDELIFGPSATLGDQTVTAGETEAQALGFSVDPTSNAETTALDQQYARMAQTGVWLLPSVTSGDLGPARTFSPLLLAAADPARARMGCDNPALLFTPAGCPDTDPALGPFTWQFGDGTTAVTPVQGRARASFSPYVAHAYHRPGVYQVTVSVTAGGSTDSMTVPIVVHPALHAVITRRGGSAHAVMQGGDGHLLFAVWTLPDGSHTFGPSVRLARHGTVRLAVVDGTGTVAIGSVRL